TCGTCGCCGAGCAGACCGGCCGCATCGACACCGTCGGGATCGACTGCATCGCGATGAACGTCAACGACGTCATCTGCGTGGGCGCCGAGCCGATCGCGCTGGTCGACTACCTCGCCGTCGAGCAGGCCGACCCGGAGCGCCTCGCGGCCATCGGCCGCGGACTCGCCGCCGGCGCGCAGGAGGCGGGCGTGGAGATCCCGGGCGGCGAGCTCGCCGTCATCCCCGAGCTCATCCGCGGCCACCCGTCGCCCGGGGGCTTCGACCTCTGCGCGACCTGCATCGGGACGGTCGCCCTCGACGACGGCCTCGTCCTGGGCGACCGCATCGCGCCGGGCGACGCGCTGATCGGCCTGCCCTCCAGCGGCCTGCACTCCAACGGCTACACGCTGGCCCGCCGGGCGCTGCTCGACGACGGCGGCCTGGCCCTCGACGCGACGCCCGAGGAGCTCGGCGGCGCCTCCGTGGCCGACGCGCTGCTCGAGCCGACCGTCATCTACGTGCGCGCGGTGCTGGACCTGCTGCGCTCCGACGCCGACGTCCGCGGCCTCGCGCACATCACGGGCGGCGGGCTGCTGAACCTCGTGCGCCTCGGCGACCACGTCGGCTTCCAGGTCGACGCGCCGCTCCCCGTCCCCGGCGTCTTCGACCTCGTCGCCCGCTGCGGCAAGGTCGAGGCCGCCGAGATGTGGGAGGTCTTCAACATGGGCTGCGGCTTCGTCTGCGTCGTGCCCGAGGCCGACGCCGACGCCGCGGTGGCGCTGCTCGCCAAGCGCCACCCGGGCGCCGCGCGGATCGGCACGGTGACCGCCGACGGCGGCGCCGTGAGCGTGCCGCCGCTCGGCCTGGCCTACGGCCGCACGTAGCCGAGCGCGCTGCCCGCCGCGTGCGTGCGGCGGATGACCTGGTCGCTCGAGTTGCCCTCGATGGTGCGGACGGTCCCGTCGGGGTCGACGGACTCGACGAGGCCGACGTGCTCGTCCCACACGATGAGGTCCCCCGGCTGGGGCGGGACGCCGCTGGACGCGGCGTTCCAGCGGCCCGAGCGCTGCCCCCAGGACGCCAGGGCGTCGACGGAGGCGAACCCCTCGCCGCGGTCGCCCAGCGGCGTTCCGGCCTCGCGCGCGGCCCAGGAGACGAAGTACGCGCACCACGGGCCGACGCCCGGGTTGCCGGGCATGGCGGCGCGGTACTGCGCGATGCGCGGGGAGTCGTTGGAGCCGGGCGGCTGCTCGGCCTGGCCCACCTCGCCCTGCGCCGCAGTGACGAGCCGCTGCGCGGGTGTGCCGGCGCCGGCGAGGGCGCTGGCGAAGGAGGTCCCCGCGGTGCCGGCGGTGGCGCCCGTCGGGGTCAGCGTGCCCATGGCGTTCGTCGCCGTCGCCGTCGTGGCGGCAGCCTGACGCGGGCGGGAGACCATGGTGTGGATCTCCGCCATGCGCAGGAGCACGGCCTCGACGCTCATCACCCGAGGTGGTCGGACGGCGGGGACGGACCTTGAGCACGACGACGAGGGGCGGTCCGAAGACCGCCCCTCGCCTCAGGTCCAGCGTGCTGCAGGTGGTGCCTAGCCGCGCAGGAGCGACAGGACCGACTGCGGGGCCTGGTTGGCCTGCGCGAGCATGGCCTGGCCGGCCTGCGTGAGGATCTGGTTCTTGGTCATGGTGACCATCTCCTGAGCCATGTCCACGTCGCGGATGCGGGACTCGGCGGAGACCAGGTTCTCGTGGTAGGTGGCCGTGGCGCCCAGAGCGTGCTCGAGGCGGTTCTGCACCGCGCCGAAGGAGGCACGGGTGTTCGAGACGGCGTTGATGGCGGTGTCGACGTCGGCGAGGATCGTGGCCGAGCTCAGCGTGCTGTACGCGGTGCCGATCGTCGTCGAGAGGTTGACGGTGCCCACCGTGATGGTGTCCGAGTCGTTGGCGCCGACCTGGAAGGTCACGGTGCCAGCGGCCGACAGCAGGTTCACGCCGTTGAAGTTCGCCGACGTGGCGATGCGGTCGATCTCGGAGACGAGCTGGTTGACCTCGGACTGGATCGCCGCGGTGCCCGCGCCGGTCGTGCCGTTCTTGTACTGGACCGCCAGCTCGCGGACGCGCTGCAGCATCGAGTGGACCTCGTCGAGGTTGCCCTCGGCGGTCTGGACCAGCGAGATGCCGTCCTGCGCGTTGCGCTGCGCCTGCGCGAGGCCGTTGATCTGGCCGCGCATCTTCTCGGAGATGCCGAGGCCGGCGGCGTCGTCGCCGGCGCGGTTGATCCGGGAGCCCGTGGAGAGCTTCTCCATGGACTTCGTCAGCGCCGCCGTGCTCTTGGCGAGCGAGCGGTGGGCGCTGAAGGCCTCGATGTTGTTGTTGATGCGGAGGGACATGAGCGATCTCCTTGATCTGTGGGTTGTGTCCCGGGCGACTCCCTGTCGCCCTGTTCTGACCTGGGTGGTCGGCGTCCCGCGCGAGGCCTTGAAGGGCCCGCGGACGTCTGTCGTAGCCCGAAGCGGCTAGGCGAGGACGTCGACGTGCGGCAGGCCGTCGTCGTCCTGCCGGCGCGGCGACGGGCGGCGCTGGGGCGGGCGCTCCTGCGCGAGGTCCTCCTCGGGGTCCTGGTGGCGCCGGGTGACGGGCGCCAGGCGCTCGACGGGCCCCGCCTCGAGCGGGCCGCGGCGGCGCCGGACGGGCTCGATGCGGTCGCTCACGCGGACTCAGCCGCGGCGGCCGCCTCGGCGGCGGCGCGGCGCTCGGCGCGCCGGGCCAGGACGCGCCGGCGCGCGACCTCGAGCTCGGCCATGACGAGCTGGCGCCAGACGAGGACCGCGAAGCCCCAGCACACGAGGCTGCCGGCGAAGCCCGCCATGAGGGCGCGCAGCGCGGCGTCGTCGGCGCCGAGGCCGGCGCGCCTGGCGAAGAGGAAGGCGAGGGCGAAGGCGATCAGGCCGCCGAACCCGCGGGCCTTGCGGACGTGCCGGCGGGCCCTGGGGTGGTTGGCCACCGCGATGGCGACCGCGTCGCTCACGGGACGAGCGCCTCGGCCAGGGCGGTCGCGTCAGCCGCCTCGAGGCGCTCGCCGTGCAGGACGACCGACAGCGGCACGCCGGTCTGGACCGCGAGCGCCACGGCGGTGCCCAGCTGGGCGGTCTCGTCGGCGTGGGTGATCGCGACGGCGGTGACGCCGAGGGCGCCGACGGCGTCGAGCAGCTCGCGCGCGGCGCCGAGGCTCATGGTCGCCGGGATGGCGAGGTGGACCTCGTCGGCGCCGGCGGCGCGCAGGTCGACGGCGAGCTGGCGCAGGGCGTCGGCGTCGCGCGGGGCGGCCGCCGGGAGGTCGAGGACGGCGAGGGCGCCGGCGGCGTGGTCGCGCGCCGCGGTGCCGTCGGCCAGCGGGGCCACGGCGACGCCCGCGGCGGCGAGGCGGCGCCCGAGCTCGGCCCCGCCGTCGGGCGCGCGCAGGGCCAGCGCGGCGACGGGCAGGCCGGCCGCGGCGTGCGCGGCGGCGATGGCCGCCGCGAGCGAGGTCTTGCCGGCGCCGCCGGGCCCCGCGAGGGCGACGACGCGCGGGCCGGCGGCGAGCCGGGCGACTGGGATGCGGCGGGCCAGCGCGGCGACGGCGAGCTCGCGCAGGGGGCGGTCGGTGGCCAGCGGCGCGAGGCGCTCGGTGGCCTCGGCGAGGACGTCGACGGCGAGGCGGTGCGGGACGCCCCGGTCCTCGAGGGCCTCGGCGAGCGCCTCGACCTCCGGGTCGACGGCCGGCGCGGCGGCCGGCTGGGGCAGGGCGGCGACCGGCTCGGGGGTGACGACGGGCTCGGGGACGGCGGGCGCCTCCAGGACGGGCTCCGGCTGCGCCGCGACCGGCTCCTCGGCGACGACCTCCTCCACCGGCGGCGGCGCCCAGGCGCGCGGCTCGGGCTGGGCCTCGTCGCCGGGG
The DNA window shown above is from Conexibacter sp. SYSU D00693 and carries:
- the purM gene encoding phosphoribosylformylglycinamidine cyclo-ligase; this translates as MSDAYAAAGVDTAQADAGVKALVGALSRVEPGRPSASVVPSGHYASVLRVAPGLGIAISTDGVGSKLVVAEQTGRIDTVGIDCIAMNVNDVICVGAEPIALVDYLAVEQADPERLAAIGRGLAAGAQEAGVEIPGGELAVIPELIRGHPSPGGFDLCATCIGTVALDDGLVLGDRIAPGDALIGLPSSGLHSNGYTLARRALLDDGGLALDATPEELGGASVADALLEPTVIYVRAVLDLLRSDADVRGLAHITGGGLLNLVRLGDHVGFQVDAPLPVPGVFDLVARCGKVEAAEMWEVFNMGCGFVCVVPEADADAAVALLAKRHPGAARIGTVTADGGAVSVPPLGLAYGRT
- a CDS encoding CHAP domain-containing protein yields the protein MSVEAVLLRMAEIHTMVSRPRQAAATTATATNAMGTLTPTGATAGTAGTSFASALAGAGTPAQRLVTAAQGEVGQAEQPPGSNDSPRIAQYRAAMPGNPGVGPWCAYFVSWAAREAGTPLGDRGEGFASVDALASWGQRSGRWNAASSGVPPQPGDLIVWDEHVGLVESVDPDGTVRTIEGNSSDQVIRRTHAAGSALGYVRP
- a CDS encoding flagellin, which codes for MSLRINNNIEAFSAHRSLAKSTAALTKSMEKLSTGSRINRAGDDAAGLGISEKMRGQINGLAQAQRNAQDGISLVQTAEGNLDEVHSMLQRVRELAVQYKNGTTGAGTAAIQSEVNQLVSEIDRIATSANFNGVNLLSAAGTVTFQVGANDSDTITVGTVNLSTTIGTAYSTLSSATILADVDTAINAVSNTRASFGAVQNRLEHALGATATYHENLVSAESRIRDVDMAQEMVTMTKNQILTQAGQAMLAQANQAPQSVLSLLRG